In one window of Episyrphus balteatus chromosome 3, idEpiBalt1.1, whole genome shotgun sequence DNA:
- the LOC129916853 gene encoding microtubule-associated protein futsch, which produces MASATTTVIVDKDASCANDPDFAVICAFLEKFSEQLQVNYPDFKQLQEWLSNTDEVPNGLRDLHIKLMRKTRRTVHECAWESALSKFCFCYSSQDGWEIERFGYKKSSLKVKLRILRELLENQFDRNNKFRAKILTMSADSLRSEPIGRDRLGHSYWLTQDPECNIRIYQEHLDEEIWQVVATNREELVKLISRLKGNEVVLPSDIGFIDEDSSSNSCSVPIEKPPPPEEKDDSQESNQSASGRVPNIKIKLGNKDNGNIATVSNEPEETLPEGGGGVSDGEMEEEKKVKPLVISQSKIKLEISKKRSLDECEKIEPQEVKKQRPTLLDTNREKKLGRYEKHEDDDEEEDENDGDEGEEEEEEDDEEEADDEEEGDEEEDDENSADEGEEEEDDEDDDDDAEEDDDECEVKKFKLDKPEEKTKDSSETLKIYQQISKSIEEKKIIQESKIKTKIVEESKEEKKDVQKSNEEKKDVKESNEEKNDVEEKNGVQESKEEKNDVEESKEEMNGEKENKKEVNKKEQGVKSSEEKETPKQENGILKNEKGKNEKIPEDNKTTENEEKKANKEEDKENEKENDKDGDVDKDEIAAENEKLPTTVKEVPKFEDKLKATVDKPDSDKIESSSEDVEMKEVTTADAKNDDPPEAAEVSEAIEDPPVIVREEGSGAECENGFDIFLSYNHFNDEESLEFSEEIEDTPIFIQGEGSGAECLVGNAKTSGTESKATFFFGQPGCLKLSPVKNPSKSDDSENDNENPVEDEDEEDKESVEKISPEPTNGENHSEPESAKKTPKVSSFLEKKKNKPEAKNGNQDDRRPTRRTIINRKRRLSDDKPEKPPPPRHPSSESETDLNSENLEDQIPDEEEEDIGGKRLKMRSKLVNTEIRKKVEAQRKTATKEETTTSSSGGEEELPRKKVVVKKVEKEPEKLPTPKAKLKQKVAAAKSSSAAASKSSNKLAADKEVVKDLEKKVADEKITPEKSSVATKVNEKLKEDEATKTPASSRSLNKQTKKPHPVEANEESDEEIPKKKQITPELVKVQKGKSPPPEIDPLEIDVETKKAKTPEPTPPTVEEDQSTSDKKERKRRSSEDDPKETKTPSPVVVKATRSSRRGGPPEPAIELPQVKRTRVKAAPKMVDVVKVEAKPVDIKPDVKNGIPKTEESKTNTSPVKEEEVKKEKDKDEDPIAVKEEEPKVKEESAASKTPTVITSRPRQQQAAQKQPATSSGQRRKCHDDVDTKNIIDLDSEGTPVRMSRRIAQLKIREEADRRKMEEIALRNMKAELKKKKKAESKPEDPTVSEPSEHSSDQADSEVDVEVKKKAEKKKKLPGKDGWSSGSEEPDEEEVEEHYYERERDRCSPLFKSDHEFSPESDLEDDSQVVPLKRARTARKEGEEDTLEEHSPDESCQKCGKSDHPEWILLCDKCNKGYHCSCLSPVIFYIPEGDWFCPPCQQEVLIVALENHLKEFDDLVQRRKDEEEEKIRVEEEQRLELEKAAQVKVEKKNDRKIAKKQKAATKKGKSSGASSSKNRKKKYEDDDDRSEDDEENGTETEGSSNSSNSSSSGASGTSKSKSSSATDTDDEPIYKLRKRRQINVSYRLNEYDEMIKSALKKEEDAVAGAGNLGRGKDISNIYDEEEKKPEEVKVEENGGTEEKPSGKQPRGEDSGSDFEPIKRKPKTGRNIKKKHRKLTKLDISSEGDDNDSDEDFKTSSMDDEEEDDDDEEVSQSSDSSLDVYRRRRGSRKGGKKKKSRRAARRSARERRKDRKFIVDDSDCDGSEAEVRPRTKKKRKKDSDYTESETNDDDDDELSENIDSEDLCDDSTDSEASDGAWRPSKRKKQRSNAIARKSPKLKPKMASKAKKTKRYDSDEGNFKPIVSKNRQIRDDSDDDDDDSDDSVDSSRKTRGKRCTYLEDYDDESSDGGIKPGVKRPDTPPEEREKFIKKQEEIKRMLAEKNAEGAKLAATPRLIPIKTGAQRSPAKLDSLSTVPLAVIRQAKVLDIDYLQRKGESISEGDLDESEFDDDDLPDDFNPEDMDEEAIARMVEEDFAQQQQLKLPLPSEVLRKKPAKESEPVVRPVSTYMPPQAPQQQSSTSGLQEPVRKKLPMPTIHPPLLRHGYGPPMMLQNRQTHLPLLQNALSAPLNHPMSRQFPPTSQAIPATNQQQGGMSSGGGGDPNKPRGRRKKITPLRDPLQKQQAAAAASAAAAAASKPRADNAPQGKPEVRQTQPQQPQQQQAPPPPPPIVQSATPGVIKSALSIAQPPQLYKPPTANTQPSVITRMPHLQTRPMMHMGGPGPGGGPPFPDQGPRFYRPPHPQSHLRPQAQPQQQPPQQRPPPPQQSQSQHHRQPPPPPQTSQSQPPSQPNSLIPGNRPPMRHRGPPMPPMSSHHSMRPSFVGGPPPLRPSSGGGGGPPPPISLANTIVRDQGPPRQSSPYSGSEQQYAGPPSRHSAPPPPPHLSPYRPQMYNNPGFPHRGPPVNSSQPSLIRPVGAPPPEYSSPGSFVGGGYGYYPPPLSVPHSAPPPPTASAVPSSVIVSASSLAAPTSVVVAPPTQPVSAVQPQPQPQSQQPPPPPQPPSRPPVSSPSPLIEKPCVPPPQPAAAAAPLPPSSSTTIPTSVIELSRKKLTTLETFNTSKNSTPPPLRESSESRSPYSSNPPTIGGPDDAPDDGSGSPPTSSQSTSEFSGLVSYFSSQHDDLNT; this is translated from the exons ATGGCGTCCGCGACGACGACGGTCATCGTCGACAAAGATGCTTCTTGTGCAAATGATCCCGATTTTGCGGTAATTTGTGCGTTTTTGGAGAAATTCTCGGAACAATTACAAGTGAATTATCCggattttaaacaattacaaGAATGGCTATCGAATACGGATGAAg TTCCAAATGGTTTGCGAGATCTACATATCAAACTTATGCGGAAAACTCGACGAACTGTTCACGAGTGTGCTTGGGAATCGGCGCTAAGTAAATTTTGCTTTTGCTATTCCTCTCAAGATGGCTGGGAAATTGAGAGATTCGGATATAAAAAATCAAGTCTCAAAGTTAAACTCCGAATTCTAAGG gAACTTCTTGAAAATCAATTTGatcgaaataataaatttcgggcaaaaattttaacaatgaGTGCTGATTCGTTGAGAAGTGAACCAATAGGACGGGATCGTCTTGGCCATTCCTATTGGTTGACACAAGATCCCGAATGTAATATTCGCATATATCAGGAACATTTGGACGAAGAGATATGGCAAGTTGTTGCCACAAATCGAGAAGAACTTGTTAAGCTTATATCACGATTGAAGGGCAACGAAGTTGTCCTCCCATCGGATATTGGCTTCATTGATGAGGATAGCAGTAGCAATAGTTGTTCGGTACCGATTGAGAAACCTCCACCGCCAGAGGAAAAAGATGATAGTCAAGAGAGTAATCAGAGCGCATCGGGACGGGTAccgaatattaaaattaaattaggcAACAAGGACAATGGAAATATTGCCACTGTCTCAAATGAACCAGAAGAGACACTGCCTGAAGGTGGTGGTGGGGTTAGTGATGGCGAAATGGAAGAGGAGAAAAAAGTTAAg cctTTGGTTATTAGTCAATCGAAAATCAAATTGGAAATCTCAAAGAAACGTTCCCTAGatgaatgtgaaaaaattgaACCTCAAGAAGTGAAGAAACAAAGGCCAACTCTTTTGGACACGAATCGAGAGAAAAAACTAGGAAGGTATGAAAAGCACGAAGAtgacgacgaagaagaagatgaaaatGATGGTGATGAGggggaagaagaagaagaggaggATGACGAGGAAGAAGCAGATGATGAAGAAGAAGGAGACGAAGAGGAAGACGATGAAAATTCTGCTGATgaaggagaagaagaagaagacgatgaagatgatgatgacgatgccGAAGAAGATGACGACGAATGTGAAgtgaagaaatttaaattagatAAACCAGAAGAGAAAACTAAAGACTCTTcggaaactttaaaaatatatcaacAAATATCCAAAAGTATTGAAGAGAAGAAAATCATCCAAGagagtaaaataaaaacaaaaatcgttgAAGAAagtaaagaagaaaagaaagacGTGCAAAAGAGTAATGAAGAGAAGAAAGACGTTAAAGAGAGTAACGAAGAGAAAAACGACGTTGAAGAAAAGAATGGCGTTCAAGAgagtaaagaagaaaaaaatgacgTAGAAGAAAGTAAAGAAGAAATGAATGGCgaaaaagagaataaaaaagaggtaaataaaaaagaacaaggTGTAAAGTCTTCGGAGGAGAAGGAAACTCCAAAACAAGAAAATGGAATTCTAAAGAATGAAAagggaaaaaatgaaaaaatacccGAAGACAATAAAACAACTGAAAATGAAGAAAAGAAAGCAAACAAAGAAGAAgataaagaaaatgaaaaagaaaacgaCAAAGATGGAGATGTCGACAAAGACGAAATAGCTGCTGAAAACGAAAAACTTCCTACAACCGTCAAAGAGGTACCTAAATTTGAAGATAAACTTAAAGCAACTGTTGATAAACCCGATTCTGACAAAATCGAAAGTTCCTCTGAAGACGTCGAAATGAAAGAAGTAACAACTGCAGATGCAAAAAACGACGATCCCCCTGAAGCAGCAGAGGTAAGTGAAGCCATTGAAGATCCACCAGTGATTGTTCGTGAGGAAGGTAGTGGTGCCGAATGTGAAAATGGCTTTGATATCTTTTTATCATACAATCACTTTAACGACGAAGAATCACTTGAATTCAGTGAAGAAATCGAAGACACACCCATCTTTATTCAAGGCGAAGGTTCCGGAGCTGAGTGTTTAGTTGGCAATGCAAAAACCAGCGGAACAGAATCGAAAGCGACTTTTTTCTTTGGCCAACCGGGTTGTTTAAAGCTAAGCCCTGTGAAGAATCCATCGAAGAGTGATGATTCTGAGAATGATAATGAAAATCCTGTAGAGGATGAAGACGAGGAGGATAAGGAGAGTGTTGAAAAAATCTCCCCAGAACCAACAAATGGTGAAAATCATTCAGAACCAGAATCAGCTAAGAAAACTCCCAAAGTCTCGTCATTCcttgaaaagaagaaaaataagcCAGAAGCAAAAAATGGCAATCAAGATGACAGAAGACCAACCAGGCGAACAATAATAAATCGTAAACGTCGCCTCAGTGACGATAAACCAGAAAAACCACCTCCTCCACGTCATCCATCATCAGAGAGTGAGACTGATTTAAATTCGGAAAATTTAGAAGATCAGATTCcagatgaggaagaagaagatataGGTGGCAAGCGACTTAAAATGCGAAGCAAATTAGTCAATACAGAAATTAGGAAAAAAGTCGAAGCTCAGAGAAAAACTGCCacaaaagaagaaacaacaacaaGCAGCAGTGGAGGAGAAGAAGAACTACCACGCAAAAAGGTGGTTGttaaaaaagtcgaaaaagaaCCTGAAAAACTTCCAACACCAAAAGCAAAATTGAAGCAAAAAGTTGCAGCAGCTAAATCAAGTTCTGCTGCTGCTTCAAAATCTTCAAACAAACTTGCAGCTGATAAAGAAGTTGTCAAGGATTTGGAGAAAAAAGTTGCTGATGAGAAAATAACACCAGAAAAGTCTTCTGTCGCTACCAAAGTTAATGAAAAACTCAAAGAAGACGAAGCAACAAAAACTCCGGCCTCCTCCAGgtctttaaataaacaaacaaaaaaaccacaTCCAGTGGAGGCGAATGAAGAATCTGATGAAGAAATTcctaaaaagaaacaaattaccCCTGAACTTGTTAAAGTTCAGAAAGGCAAAAGTCCTCCACCTGAAATCGACCCATTGGAAATCGATGTGGAAACCAAAAAAGCAAAGACTCCAGAACCAACACCACCAACAGTTGAAGAAGATCAATCCACATCggataaaaaagaaagaaagcgTCGAAGCAGTGAGGATGACCCAAAAGAAACTAAAACTCCTTCTCCTGTTGTGGTGAAAGCAACTCGTTCAAGTCGAAGAGGTGGTCCTCCAGAGCCTGCGATAGAGCTTCCTCAAGTTAAACGGACTCGGGTCAAAGCTGCGCCTAAGATGGTGGACGTTGTAAAAGTCGAGGCGAAGCCTGTCGACATTAAGCCCGATGTAAAAAATGGAATTCCAAAGACAGAAGAGTCGAAAACAAATACTTCCCCAGTCAAAGAAGAGGAAGTTAAGAAGGAAAAAGACAAGGACGAAGATCCAATTGCGGTTAAAGAGGAAGAGCCCAAAGTCAAAGAAGAATCAGCAGCTTCAAAAACTCCAACTGTCATAACTTCTCGTCCTCGACAGCAGCAAGCTGCTCAAAAGCAACCAGCCACATCGTCTGGACAGAGACGCAAATGCCACGACGATGTTGATACAAAAAACATTATCGACCTTGACTCGGAAGGCACTCCAGTCCGAATGTCACGCAGAATAGCTCAGCTAAAGATTCGCGAAGAAGCTGATCGtagaaaaatggaagaaatcGCTTTGCGCAACATGAAGGCTGaattgaagaaaaagaagaaagcCGAAAGCAAGCCAGAAGATCCAACAGTCAGTGAACCGTCTGAGCATTCCTCAGATCAGGCAGACAGTGAAGTTGATGTAGAGGTGAAGAAAAAagcagaaaagaaaaagaaactaCCCGGCAAGGATGGTTGGAGTTCGGGTTCCGAAGAGCCCGATGAGGAGGAAGTGGAGGAACATTACTACGAGAGGGAGAGAGATCGTTGTAGTCCGCTCTTTAAATCAGATCATGAATTTTCACCGGAATCAGATTTGGAGGATGATTCGCAAGTGGTGCCACTGAAGAGAGCACGAACGGCAAGGAAAGAAGGCGAAGAAGATACTTTGGAGGAACATAGTCCGGACGAATCATGTCAAAAGTGCGGAAAATCAGATCACCCAGAGTGGATTTTGTTGTGCGACAAATGTAACAAGGGCTATCATTGTTCTTGCTTGTCACCAGTTATTTTCTACATTCCCGAAGGCGATTGGTTCTGCCCACCATGTCAGCAAGAGGTGCTGATAGTTGCTCTGGAGAATCATCTGAAAGAATTCGATGATTTAGTGCAGCGGCGAAAGGACGAAGAAGAAGAGAAGATTCGTGTTGAAGAGGAACAGCGATTGGAATTGGAAAAAGCAGCTCAAGTCAAGGTGGAAAAGAAGAACGAtcgaaagattgcaaaaaaacaaaaggctGCTACCAAGAAAGGGAAATCGAGCGGCGCATCATCATCGAAGAATCGTAAGAAGAAGTACGAAGACGATGATGATCGCAGCGAAGATGATGAGGAGAATGGAACAGAGACTGAAGGAAGTAGTAATTCGTCGAATTCAAGTTCATCGGGGGCCAGTGGAACGAGTAAGAGCAAAAGTAGCTCAGCAACTGATACTGATGATGAGCCGATCTATAAGCTGCGAAAACGACGGCAGATCAATGTGAGTTATCGACTGAACGAGTACGATGAAATGATCAAATCAGCATTGAAGAAGGAGGAAGACGCTGTGGCTGGAGCTGGAAATTTGGGTCGCGGCAAGGACATCTCCAACATCTATGACGAGGAGGAGAAGAAGCCCGAAGAGGTTAAAGTTGAAGAGAATGGAGGGACTGAGGAAAAACCGTCTGGAAAGCAACCCCGAGGTGAAGACTCTGGCAGTGATTTTGAGCCCATCAAAAGGAAACCAAAGACCGGACGTAATATCAAGAAGAAACACAGAAAACTTACGAAATTGGACATCAGCTCGGAGGGGGACGACAACGACTCTGATGAAGACTTCAAAACTAGTTCGATGGATGACGAGGAAGAagacgatgatgatgaggaGGTGTCGCAATCTTCAGACAGTAGTTTGGATGTGTATCGAAGGCGTCGCGGCAGTCGAAAGGGCGGCAAGAAAAAGAAGTCTAGACGAGCAGCTCGCCGATCGGCAAGAGAACGCCGAAAGGATAGGAAATTCATCGTCGACGATTCGGATTGCGATGGCTCAGAAGCTGAAGTGCGTCCGCGAACAAAGAAAAAACGAAAGAAGGATTCAGATTACACCGAATCGGAgaccaacgacgacgatgatgatgaattGTCGGAAAACATCGATAGCGAAGATTTGTGCGATGATTCGACAGACAGTGAGGCAAGTGATGGCGCTTGGCGTCCATCCAAACGAAAGAAGCAACGATCAAATGCAATTGCAAGGAAATCTCCAAAATTGAAGCCCAAAATGGCATCAAAAGCAAAGAAGACCAAACGTTATGATAGTGACGAAGGCAATTTTAAGCCTATCGTCTCAAAGAATCGCCAGATTCGGGATGATagtgatgatgacgatgatgacagTGACGATAGTGTGGATAGTTCAAGGAAAACTCGCGGCAAGAGATGTACCTATCTGGAAGACTATGATGATGAAAGTTCTGATGGAGGCATTAAACCAGGTGTCAAACGACCTGATACTCCTCCGGAAGAACGAGAGAAATTCATCAAGAAGCAGGAGGAGATTAAGCGAATGTTGGCTGAGAAAAATGCAGAGGGTGCCAAGTTGGCAGCCACACCCAGATTGATTCCAATCAAAACCGGAGCGCAAAGATCCCCAGCGAAGCTGGACTCGCTGTCGACGGTGCCTCTGGCGGTGATTCGTCAAGCTAAAGTGCTAGATATTGATTATTTGCAGCGCAAAGGTGAGTCAATCAGTGAGGGTGATTTAGATGAGTCGGAATTCGATGACGATGATTTGCCAGATGATTTTAATCCAGAGGATATGGATGAGGAAGCTATTGCACGAATGGTGGAGGAAGATTTTGCCCAACAACAACAGTTGAAGCTGCCACTTCCCAGTGAGGTTTTGCGAAAGAAGCCGGCGAAGGAAAGCGAACCAGTTGTGAGACCGGTTTCGACTTATATGCCACCTCAGGCACCACAGCAGCAAAGTTCCACTTCGGGCCTGCAAGAACCTGTTCGTAAGAAGCTACCAATGCCAACGATACATCCTCCATTATTGAGGCACGGATATGGACCGCCTATGATGCTACAAAATCGACAGACACACTTGCCTCTGTTGCAGAATGCCCTAAGTGCGCCTCTGAATCATCCGATGTCTCGCCAATTCCCACCCACCTCTCAGGCAATCCCGGCAACTAACCAACAGCAAGGTGGAATGTCTTCTGGAGGTGGCGGTGATCCCAACAAACCACGAGGCAGGCGAAAAAAGATAACCCCACTGAGGGATCCATTGCAGAAGCAGCAGGCAGCAGCTGCGGCCTCTGCTGCAGCAGCGGCTGCTTCAAAACCGAGAGCTGATAATGCTCCACAGGGAAAACCTGAAGTGAGACAAACACAACCCCAAcagccacaacaacaacaagcacCACCACCGCCGCCTCCCATTGTACAAAGTGCGACTCCAGGAGTGATCAAGTCGGCACTGTCTATAGCCCAGCCACCGCAGTTGTACAAGCCACCAACGGCAAATACTCAACCGTCGGTTATTACTCGAATGCCCCATCTGCAGACGAGACCAATGATGCATATGGGTGGGCCAGGACCAGGAGGTGGACCGCCATTCCCTGATCAAG gaccTCGATTCTATCGACCGCCGCATCCACAGTCACATTTGCGACCTCAGGCTCAGCCACAGCAGCAGCCACCACAACAGCGGCCACCGCCACCTCAGCAATCTCAGTCGCAACATCATCGTCAGCCACCACCGCCGCCGCAAACATCCCAATCACAACCACCATCGCAACCAAATTCATTGATTCCTGGCAACAGGCCACCAATGCGACATCGCGGTCCTCCAATGCCTCCAATGTCATCACATCACTCAATGCGACCGTCATTTGTTGGTGGGCCACCACCTCTCAGACCATCATCAGGCGGTGGCGGTGGTCCTCCTCCGCCAATTAGCCTAGCTAATACAATTGTACGAGACCAAGGACCACCCAGACAGTCATCTCCATACTCAGGATCTGAGCAGCAATACGCCGGACCACCATCACGACATTCGGCACCTCCTCCGCCACCACATCTAAGTCCTTATAG ACCTCAAATGTATAACAATCCTGGCTTTCCACATAGAGGACCTCCAGTCAATTCTTCACAACCAAGTCTAATACGACCAGTTGGAGCTCCTCCTCCAGAGTATTCATCAC cTGGTTCCTTCGTGGGAGGAGGCTATGGCTATTATCCGCCACCGCTGTCAGTTCCTCATTCTGCACCCCCACCTCCAACAGCTTCGGCAGTCCCAAGCTCTGTGATTGTATCAGCATCTTCGCTAGCTGCTCCCACATCTGTGGTAGTGGCTCCTCCAACGCAACCAGTTTCCGCAGTGCAACCACAACCACAGCCCCAGTCCCAacaaccaccaccaccaccacaacCGCCATCTCGACCACCAGTCTCATCACCATCTCCTCTTATTGAAAAGCCATGTGTACCACCACCACAACCAGCTGCAGCAGCAGCTCCATTACCACCATCATCGTCGACAACAATTCCAACATCTGTGATTGAGCTATCACGAAAAAAACTCACCACTCTGGAGACCTTCAACACATCTAAGAACTCTACTCCGCCACCATTGCGCGAGTCTTCCGAGTCGCGAAGTCCATACTCATCAAATCCGCCAACGATTGGTGGCCCTGATGATGCTCCAGACGATGGTAGTGGATCGCCACCAACATCGTCGCAATCTACAAGCGAATTCAGTGGTCTGGTGAGCTATTTCAGTTCTCAGCATGACGATCTTAACACATAA
- the LOC129916855 gene encoding microtubule-associated protein 1B codes for MGSKQTKFDAEYLPQTPKQQPITIQTEFGPDLEDILDPRSPHICRTPLNEITQKHEQNYYQIAAAIPAISTEQPVGLLRKRFFKGFSYSLNDPRSPSVFMNRTPLVFDETVNLDDTFSDLFVETKIPRVEGPPESEKIDAPKIEENHEIAEKEEEQKTEEEQQQQIEEAVTPKITKSHPEETTIERDPRSPSIGVDRTPIILNDDDAPDEEDMIEAILSTLSLNQKKMPTNKPLDRIKNKKAPSKRASSPIRRETMMIYNDQENCSTPAKATRGIIDSPSAAAGKRTPLSCLKNNPQFRSKSVEVSGKTLKPRLPLTSFDDTLHKITPVKKILRYSNMENIENSFEF; via the exons ATGGGTtcgaaacaaacaaaattcgatgCTGAATATTTACCACAAACACCAAAACAACAACCAATTACAATTCAAACTGAATTCGGTCCAGATTTGGAAGACATTTTAGATCCAAGATCACCTCACATTTGTCGAACTCCTTTAAAT GAAATCACACAAAAACATGAACAAAACTATTATCAAATAGCTGCTGCAATTCCAGCAATTTCAACCGAACAACCTGTCGGCTTGTTGCGCAAAAGATTCTTCAAAGGATTCTCATATAGTTTAAATGATCCACGTTCGCCAAGTGTTTTTATGAATCGAACACCTTTAGTATTCGATGAGACTGTTAATTTAGATGATACATTCTCAGATTTATTTGTTGAGACGAAAATTCCACGAGTTGAAGGTCCACCAGAATCTGAAAAGATTGACGCgccaaaaattgaagaaaatcatgaAATtgcagaaaaagaagaagaacaaaaGACTGaagaagaacaacaacaacaaattgaaGAAGCTGTCACACCAAAAATCACTAAATCCCATCCCGAAGAGACAACAATCGAACGTGATCCACGTTCGCCGTCGATCGGTGTCGATCGGACGCCAATTATTCTCAACGATGACGATGCTCCTGATGAGGAGGATATGATTGAGGCAATTTTGTCCACATTGTCTTTGAATCAGAAGAAAATGCCAACAAATAAGCCACTTgatagaattaaaaacaaaaaggcaCCTTCGAAAAGAGCCTCTTCTCCAATTCGCCGAGAGACAATGATGATTTATAATGATCAAGAGAATTGTTCAACTCCAGCAAAGGCTACTCGGGGAATTATAGATTCACCATCGGCGGCAGCTGGCAAACGAACACCACTCagttgtcttaaaaataatcCACAATTCCGATCGAAATCGGTTGAAGTTTCGGGGAAAACTTTGAAACCACGTTTGCCTTTGACTAGTTTTGATGATACATTGCATAAAATTACACCGGTTAAGAAGATTTTGCGCTATTCGAATATGGAGAATATTGAGaattcatttgaattttga